In Hippoglossus hippoglossus isolate fHipHip1 chromosome 24, fHipHip1.pri, whole genome shotgun sequence, a single genomic region encodes these proteins:
- the sgk1 gene encoding serine/threonine-protein kinase Sgk1 isoform X4: MQAERCLHPCRGNVTSSSSPLLQIHDPTSNCSLLAFMKQRRMGLNDFIQRLATNSYACKHPEVQSILNLSPPQDAELMNTNPSPPPSPSQQINLGPSSNPSAKPSDFHFLKVIGKGSFGKVLLARHRTDDQFYAVKVLQKQAILKKKEEKHIMSERNVLLKNVKHPFLVGLHYSFQTADKLYFILDYINGGELFYHLQRERCFLEPRARFYSAEIASALGYLHSLNIVYRDLKPENILLDSQGHIILTDFGLCKENIEPNGTTSTFCGTPEYLAPEVLHKQPYDRTVDWWCLGAVLYEMLYGLPPFYSRNTAEMYDNILNKPLQLKPNISNAARHLLEGLLQKDRTKRLGCTEDFIEIKNHIFFSPISWDELNAKKITPPFNPNVTGPNDLRHFDPEFTDEPVPSSIGCSPDSALVTASIKEAAEAFVGFSYAPSMDSYL, from the exons ATGCAGGCAGAGCGCTGCTTACATCCCTGCAGAGGTAACGTAACATCTTCTTCATCGCCATTGCTACAGATTCACGACCCCACGTCTAACTGCTCTCTTTTGG CTTTCATGAAACAGAGGAGGATGGGTCTGAACGACTTCATTCAGAGGCTCGCCACGAACTCCTACGCCTGCAAGCA CCCGGAGGTTCAGTCTATTCTGAACTTGAGTCCTCCTCAGGATGCTGAGCTCATGAACACAAACCCCTCTCCCCCT CCCAGTCCATCCCAACAGATCAACCTCGGTCCGTCCTCCAACCCCTCAGCCAAACCCAGCGACTTCCACTTCCTCAAGGTGATCGGCAAGGGCAGCTTCGGCAAGGTCCTGCTGGCGCGCCACCGCACGGACGACCAGTTCTACGCCGTCAAAGTCTTACAGAAGCAGGCCATCCTCAAGAAGAAGGAG GAAAAACACATCATGTCAGAGAGGAATGTGCTGCTGAAGAATGTCAAGCACCCGTTCTTGGTGGGACTGCACTACTCTTTCCAAACAGCGGACAAACTCTACTTCATCCTGGACTACatcaatggaggagag TTGTTCTACCATCTACAGAGAGAGCGCTGCTTCCTGGAGCCCAGAGCCAGGTTCTACTCTGCGGAGATCGCCAGCGCCCTGGGCTACCTCCACTCGCTCAACATCGTCTACAGGGACCTGAAGCCGGAGAACATCCTGCTGGACTCCCAGGGACACATCATCCTCACAGATTTCGGCCTGTGCAAGGAGAACATCGAGCCCAACGGGACCACGTCGACCTTCTGCGGTACGCCAGAG TATTTAGCTCCTGAGGTGCTTCACAAGCAGCCATACGACAGGACGGTGGACTGGTGGTGTTTAGGAGCTGTTCTCTACGAGATGCTCTATGGCCTG CCGCCGTTCTACAGCCGCAACACAGCAGAGATGTACGACAACATCCTGAACAAGCCGCTGCAGCTGAAACCCAACATTTCCAACGCGGCCAGACACTTGCTGGAGGGCCTGCTGCAGAAGGACCGCACCAAGAGGCTGGGCTGCACAGAAGACTTT ATTGAAATCAAGAACCACATATTCTTCTCTCCCATCAGCTGGGATGAACTCAATGCCAAGAAGATCACCCCTCCCTTCAACCCCAACGTG ACAGGGCCCAACGACTTGCGGCACTTTGACCCCGAGTTCACAGACGAGCCGGTGCCCAGCTCCATCGGCTGCTCCCCGGACAGCGCACTCGTCACGGCCAGCATCAAAGAGGCGGCGGAGGCCTTCGTGGGCTTCTCCTACGCCCCCTCTATGGACTCCTACCTATAG
- the sgk1 gene encoding serine/threonine-protein kinase Sgk1 isoform X6 produces the protein MKDRTTALTSFMKQRRMGLNDFIQRLATNSYACKHPEVQSILNLSPPQDAELMNTNPSPPPSPSQQINLGPSSNPSAKPSDFHFLKVIGKGSFGKVLLARHRTDDQFYAVKVLQKQAILKKKEEKHIMSERNVLLKNVKHPFLVGLHYSFQTADKLYFILDYINGGELFYHLQRERCFLEPRARFYSAEIASALGYLHSLNIVYRDLKPENILLDSQGHIILTDFGLCKENIEPNGTTSTFCGTPEYLAPEVLHKQPYDRTVDWWCLGAVLYEMLYGLPPFYSRNTAEMYDNILNKPLQLKPNISNAARHLLEGLLQKDRTKRLGCTEDFIEIKNHIFFSPISWDELNAKKITPPFNPNVTGPNDLRHFDPEFTDEPVPSSIGCSPDSALVTASIKEAAEAFVGFSYAPSMDSYL, from the exons ATGAAAGACAGAACCACCGCTTTGACTT CTTTCATGAAACAGAGGAGGATGGGTCTGAACGACTTCATTCAGAGGCTCGCCACGAACTCCTACGCCTGCAAGCA CCCGGAGGTTCAGTCTATTCTGAACTTGAGTCCTCCTCAGGATGCTGAGCTCATGAACACAAACCCCTCTCCCCCT CCCAGTCCATCCCAACAGATCAACCTCGGTCCGTCCTCCAACCCCTCAGCCAAACCCAGCGACTTCCACTTCCTCAAGGTGATCGGCAAGGGCAGCTTCGGCAAGGTCCTGCTGGCGCGCCACCGCACGGACGACCAGTTCTACGCCGTCAAAGTCTTACAGAAGCAGGCCATCCTCAAGAAGAAGGAG GAAAAACACATCATGTCAGAGAGGAATGTGCTGCTGAAGAATGTCAAGCACCCGTTCTTGGTGGGACTGCACTACTCTTTCCAAACAGCGGACAAACTCTACTTCATCCTGGACTACatcaatggaggagag TTGTTCTACCATCTACAGAGAGAGCGCTGCTTCCTGGAGCCCAGAGCCAGGTTCTACTCTGCGGAGATCGCCAGCGCCCTGGGCTACCTCCACTCGCTCAACATCGTCTACAGGGACCTGAAGCCGGAGAACATCCTGCTGGACTCCCAGGGACACATCATCCTCACAGATTTCGGCCTGTGCAAGGAGAACATCGAGCCCAACGGGACCACGTCGACCTTCTGCGGTACGCCAGAG TATTTAGCTCCTGAGGTGCTTCACAAGCAGCCATACGACAGGACGGTGGACTGGTGGTGTTTAGGAGCTGTTCTCTACGAGATGCTCTATGGCCTG CCGCCGTTCTACAGCCGCAACACAGCAGAGATGTACGACAACATCCTGAACAAGCCGCTGCAGCTGAAACCCAACATTTCCAACGCGGCCAGACACTTGCTGGAGGGCCTGCTGCAGAAGGACCGCACCAAGAGGCTGGGCTGCACAGAAGACTTT ATTGAAATCAAGAACCACATATTCTTCTCTCCCATCAGCTGGGATGAACTCAATGCCAAGAAGATCACCCCTCCCTTCAACCCCAACGTG ACAGGGCCCAACGACTTGCGGCACTTTGACCCCGAGTTCACAGACGAGCCGGTGCCCAGCTCCATCGGCTGCTCCCCGGACAGCGCACTCGTCACGGCCAGCATCAAAGAGGCGGCGGAGGCCTTCGTGGGCTTCTCCTACGCCCCCTCTATGGACTCCTACCTATAG
- the sgk1 gene encoding serine/threonine-protein kinase Sgk1 isoform X5, whose product MTIQTETEKPVLTYSKCRGLVTLVIAFMKQRRMGLNDFIQRLATNSYACKHPEVQSILNLSPPQDAELMNTNPSPPPSPSQQINLGPSSNPSAKPSDFHFLKVIGKGSFGKVLLARHRTDDQFYAVKVLQKQAILKKKEEKHIMSERNVLLKNVKHPFLVGLHYSFQTADKLYFILDYINGGELFYHLQRERCFLEPRARFYSAEIASALGYLHSLNIVYRDLKPENILLDSQGHIILTDFGLCKENIEPNGTTSTFCGTPEYLAPEVLHKQPYDRTVDWWCLGAVLYEMLYGLPPFYSRNTAEMYDNILNKPLQLKPNISNAARHLLEGLLQKDRTKRLGCTEDFIEIKNHIFFSPISWDELNAKKITPPFNPNVTGPNDLRHFDPEFTDEPVPSSIGCSPDSALVTASIKEAAEAFVGFSYAPSMDSYL is encoded by the exons ATGACGATCCAGACAGAAACTGAGAAGCCTGTGTTGACTTACTCCAAATGCAGAGGGCTCGTGACTTTAGTCATCG CTTTCATGAAACAGAGGAGGATGGGTCTGAACGACTTCATTCAGAGGCTCGCCACGAACTCCTACGCCTGCAAGCA CCCGGAGGTTCAGTCTATTCTGAACTTGAGTCCTCCTCAGGATGCTGAGCTCATGAACACAAACCCCTCTCCCCCT CCCAGTCCATCCCAACAGATCAACCTCGGTCCGTCCTCCAACCCCTCAGCCAAACCCAGCGACTTCCACTTCCTCAAGGTGATCGGCAAGGGCAGCTTCGGCAAGGTCCTGCTGGCGCGCCACCGCACGGACGACCAGTTCTACGCCGTCAAAGTCTTACAGAAGCAGGCCATCCTCAAGAAGAAGGAG GAAAAACACATCATGTCAGAGAGGAATGTGCTGCTGAAGAATGTCAAGCACCCGTTCTTGGTGGGACTGCACTACTCTTTCCAAACAGCGGACAAACTCTACTTCATCCTGGACTACatcaatggaggagag TTGTTCTACCATCTACAGAGAGAGCGCTGCTTCCTGGAGCCCAGAGCCAGGTTCTACTCTGCGGAGATCGCCAGCGCCCTGGGCTACCTCCACTCGCTCAACATCGTCTACAGGGACCTGAAGCCGGAGAACATCCTGCTGGACTCCCAGGGACACATCATCCTCACAGATTTCGGCCTGTGCAAGGAGAACATCGAGCCCAACGGGACCACGTCGACCTTCTGCGGTACGCCAGAG TATTTAGCTCCTGAGGTGCTTCACAAGCAGCCATACGACAGGACGGTGGACTGGTGGTGTTTAGGAGCTGTTCTCTACGAGATGCTCTATGGCCTG CCGCCGTTCTACAGCCGCAACACAGCAGAGATGTACGACAACATCCTGAACAAGCCGCTGCAGCTGAAACCCAACATTTCCAACGCGGCCAGACACTTGCTGGAGGGCCTGCTGCAGAAGGACCGCACCAAGAGGCTGGGCTGCACAGAAGACTTT ATTGAAATCAAGAACCACATATTCTTCTCTCCCATCAGCTGGGATGAACTCAATGCCAAGAAGATCACCCCTCCCTTCAACCCCAACGTG ACAGGGCCCAACGACTTGCGGCACTTTGACCCCGAGTTCACAGACGAGCCGGTGCCCAGCTCCATCGGCTGCTCCCCGGACAGCGCACTCGTCACGGCCAGCATCAAAGAGGCGGCGGAGGCCTTCGTGGGCTTCTCCTACGCCCCCTCTATGGACTCCTACCTATAG